GCCCGTCCACGTGGATGCCCGACTCGTGGCGGAACGCGTCACGGCCGACCACGGGTTTGCCCGGGGGAATGGGCCGCGACGCCCGCCGAGCCACGCCATGGGCAAGCCCGGAGAGGCGGGAGAGCCGCACGCCCGTAGGCACCCCGAGACAACGCCACAGGGCCACAGCCACCTCCTCCAGGGCTGCGTTGCCCGCCCTCTCGCCGAGTCCGAGCACCGTGACGCTCAGCCAACCGGCGCCGGCCCGCGCCGCCGCCACCGCGTTGGCCGTGGCCATGCCGAGGTCGTTGTGGCCGTGGAACTCCAGGGGCACGGAAACCGAGGTGGAGAGCCCCTTCACCAGCACCTGCGCCTCAGCCGGGTCGAGCACCCCGACCGTGTCGGCCACCCGGACCCGAAGCGCCCCCGCGCGCTCGGCGGCCCGGGCGGCCTCGGCAAGGAACCCCCGATCGGCCCGGGAGGCATCTTCGAGGCCGAGCACGATCTCCATCCCTAGACGACGTGCGTGGCGCCCCAGCTCCCCGATCCGGCGCAGCGCGGTGGTCCGGCTCCAGCCGAGCTTGGTACCGATCATGAGATCGGACGCCGGCACGCACACCCCGGCCCGCCGCGCCCCCAAGGCGCGGGCAGCCTCGAGGTCACGCTTCCGGGCGCGGCACCACACAGAGACCGGAACCGGGAGGCCGAGCCGGAGCACCCGACGGATCCCTTCGGCCTCGTCCCCCCCCATGGCCGCGGTGCCCGCCTCGATCTCGTCGACCCCTGCCTCGGCCAGGGCCTGTGCCAGTTCTTCCTTGACCTCCGGGCGGAACGCCACCCCCGGGGTCTGCTCCCCGTCCCGGAGCGTCGTGTCGCACAGCCGGATCACGGTGCCGCCTCCCGGCGCACGGCCGGGACCAGATGCTCGGCTGCGAAACGCGCGATCCGTCGTTTCCGGCAGATGCGCCGAAACGAGAGGACCTTCTCCACGGTCCCCTCCCGGAGCACCACCAGGTCGTCGGCCAGGGCCTCCACGTCGGCCGGGTCGTGGGTCACGAGGATCGTGGGCACCCGTTCGGGGGCGATAGCCCCGGCCAGGGACTCCCTGGCCCGGCGACGCAGGGGCGGATCGAGGGCGGAAAACGGCTCGTCTAGAAGGAGGATCCGGGGCCTGGGCGCCAGGGCGCGGGCGATGGCGACCCTCTGGGCCTGGCCGCCCGAAAGATTCTCGGGCCGCTCATGGGCGAGCGCCGAGAGTTCGAACGCGTCGAGAAGTTCCTCGACCCTACACCGCGCCTCGGCCGACCAGCGGGACCGGGGGCCCAGGGCGTAGCCCACGTTCTCGGCCACGCTCAGGTGAGGGAACAGAGCATAGCCCTGGAACACCATCCCCACCAGGGGCGGGGCCCTCCGGCTCCGGGGCGGGGCAAGGGGAGCTCCGTCGACGGCCACCCGACACCGTGCACCGGACTCCAGCCCGGCGATGCTACGCAGGAGCAGGGTCTTTCCGGAGCCCGAGGGGCCGAACACCGCTACGCGGGGCCCGTCGCACCGAAACGCGATGGCCGCCCGGAAAGTGCGCCGGCCGGACCGGCGTTCGTACCAAACCTCCACGTCGATCATGGCTCTTCCTCCTGGCAGGGGCCGAACCCCGCCTCGGCAAAGAGGGACCGGGCTACCGAGCCCCGGAGGAATGCGAGGAACCGGTATGCCTCCTCCTCATGGGGGCTTCCCGCCACCACGCCGACCACGTATCGGGCCCTGAGGGAGCTTGCGTCCACCACTCGGACCTCGGGGACGCCGGCACGGGCGTCGGTGCGAAACACGATCGCAGCGTCCACCTCGCCCCGGCGGGCGTAGGCCAGAGCCTGGCGCACGCTCGCCGCTAACACCGCCTTCGGGACCACCGCCTGCCACAATCTAAGCGCCTCCAGATGCTGGCGAGCGAGCCGGCCGGCCGGCACAAGGGACGGGTTCCCCAGGGCCACGCGTCGGACCGCGGCGGTTCCCAGGTCCGTCCATGAAGACACAAATCGGGCTCCCCTAGGCGCCACGAGGGAGATCTCGTTGGTTGCGACGCACGCGAGGGAGTCACGGATGAGAACCCCCTCCCGAGCAAGGCGAAGGGCCTGGTCGGCATCCGCGAGCACCACGGCGTCGAGGGGGGCGCCCGCAGCCACCTGCCGGCCGACCGTGCCGGAACCGGCGAAGCTCATGGCGGGCGGAGCATCATCGACGGCCGAGGCGAACTCTCGGCCCACCGTCGGGAGGACGTCGGTGAGGCTCGAGGCCGCCCCCACCGTCAGGGGAGTTGCCGCGGCCAAGCCCGGCGCGAGAAGGCACAGGAGTAGAAGCTCCGGCCTCATCGCCCCCCCCGCGAGAGGACAGCGTCCGCGACAACAAGTAAGACCCCTCCGGTCAGCGCGGCCACAGCCACGAGAAAGAGGGCCTCCTGGTCACGCCCGGCCTGCACGGCCTCGTACACGGCCATGGGGAACGTCCGGGTGCGGCCCGGGAGGCTCCCGGCCACCATGAGCGTGGCCCCGAACTCCCCCAGGGCCCGGGCGAGGCCGAGGGCCATGCCAGCCGCGATGGGTTTCCATGCCAGGGGCAGCAGCACCCGCACGAAGGCATGGGCCCGTGTGGGGCTGTAGAGCCGGGCCGCCTCCCGGAGTTCCACGGGAATCCCTTCCAGCCCGGCCCGGGCGGCACGGTACACCAGCGGGAAGGCCATGACCGCTCCGACCACCACGGCAGCGGTGGGGGTGAACACGAGGCGGGTCCCCAGGAACTCCCAGAGCCAGCCCAGCGGGCCGAACCGGCCGAGGAGCACGAGGAGCCCGAATCCAATCGCGGTGGGCGGGAGTGCCAGGGGGAGGGTGAACGCCACGTCCCACAGCCGGCGGCCGGCAGTGCGGCCGCCCACCCACGCGGCCGCCCCCACTGCCACTACGGCCGCCAGAGCCGTGGCCGCCGCCGCGATGCGCCACGATGTCCAGAGAAGTGCTCCAAGTTCCATGGGAACGCGCAACCTCCGAGGAGGCCGGGATGGCCCCGACGGACGAAACGGATAGCAAGAGGTGGGCCGGGCAGAAACAGCCCGGAATTCTTGGAGGTTACAGGCCGAGGGACGCAAAAAATGGCCCAAAATGTAATTTTTGGACTCAAGAGAGACAATAATGTCCTACCAGGCGAAGACCCCTTGCCTCGCCGTCCCTCGGAGTGGGCCGTGAATCGGGCGTAGGGCCGTCGGCGTGCGGCACCCCCCTCCGACAATTATCCACTCGCACCCCGCGCCGAGGAGGAGGGGCCTACGGCTCCCCTCCCGGAGTGACGGGAAGGTCAGATCCTCCTGAATCGGAGCGGCTGCGCATTTCTTACGCCGCCAGAGCCGAGGCGGTGCGCTCGGCAAGGGCCCGCCTTTTGCGGTACGCCTCGCGGCAGATCCGCATGTCCTCGAAAAACGCCTCCATCTCCTCCATGAGCATGGCCTGGGGGCCGTCGCACAGGGCCTTTTCCGGCCGGGGGTGGAAATCCACCAGCACCATGTTGGCCCCGGCGATCACCCCCTGGGCGGCGGCGTGCCAGATGTCGAGGATACGATCGGGAGCCGGCACCTTCTTGCCCACGGAATGGGAGGGGTCGATGCACACCGGAAGCCGGGTCTGGCGCTTCACCACCGGGACCTGGGCGAAGTCCACCAGGTTCCGGTGGGGGTCGCCCAGGTTCGTTTTGACCCCCCGCAGGCAGAACACGATCCGGTGGTTTCCGTTGGTGGCCACGTACTCGCAAGCGTTCAGGCTCTCCTCCAGCGTGATGCCCATGCCCCGCTTGAACAGCACCGGAAACTCGTGCTGGCGGCCCACGTGCTTCAGCAGCTCGAAGTTCTGGGCGTTGCGGGTGCCGATCTGCACCATCACGCCCGTGGGATGCCCCGCCTCGGCCAGTGCGTCGTGGATCTCCTCCAGATGGGCCTCGTGGGTCACCTCCATGGCGATGACCCGGATGCCGTACCTGCCGGCCAGCTCGAACACGTAGGGCAGGCACGCCCTGCCATGCCCCTGGAAGTCGTAGGGGGAGGTCCGGGGCTTATAGGCCCCCATCCGGGTGGTGGTGATCCCAAGGCGCGCCAGGGCCTGCATCATGACCTCCACGTGCTCCCGGGTGTCCACGGCGCAAAGACCGGCGAACACGTGAAAGCTGTCCTGGGAGAAGGTCAACCCCTGGTACTCGAACCCCACCTCGGGGGCCTGGCCGTCATGGCGGCCGATGATCCGGTACTTGGAGCTCACCCGGATCACCTTCTGCACGAACGGGAGCTCCTCGAACGCCTCGGTGGGCACCTGACGGGTGGGACCGAACACATAGACCTCGTGGAGGTCCTGGAGCGCGCCCCGCACCCGGTGGAACCGGAGCTCCAGGTCGGGGTACCGGGCCGCCACCGCCCGCAGGGCGGCTCGCTCCGAAGGGCCGGGCTGGGTGTCGGGTTTGAGCACGACGATCATCGAACCTCCTCCTGACGAAAGGGGCCGTGGGCGGCTCGCCAACCCACGGCCCCAAAAACGAAACGGCCACGGGCTGGCGGTTTGCCTGCCCGTGGCCGTTGGCTGTGCGGGATCTGAGTTCGTCGCGGACCGTCCCTACACATCCGCCGCGCGGGCAGGCTTCCGAAACCAGAAGCCCCCAAAATAAAAGCAATAGCCGGCGGTAAAGTAACGGACGGTCTGCACGGCGACCTCTCCAAACGAGTTATCTACCCTGATTCGTATACCCGAGACTCTCGCTCCTGTCCAGGAAAAAGTCCAGCGCTCAGGCCAGCCCATCCATGGCGGCGACCTTCTCGAGCAAGTCCACCACCCGGCAGGCGTACCCCCACTCGTTGTCGTACCACGCCACCACCTTGGCCATGTGGTCCTTGCGCACGTGGGTCAGCAGGCTGTCGAAGATGGCCGAGTGGGGGTTGTTGATGATGTCCACCGACACGATCGGGTCGGTGCAGTACTCCATCACCCCCTTGAGCTCGCCCTCGCAGGCCGCCTTCATGGCCTCGTTGATCTCCTCGGCCGTGGCCTTCTTCTCCAGCATCACCGTCAGATCGATGACCGACCCGGTGGGCACCGGCACGCGGAATGCCAACCCCTCGATCTTGCCGTCCAGGTCCGGGATCACCCGGCCCAGGGCCTTGGCCGCGCCCGTGGAGGTGGGGATGATCGACAGCGTGGCCATGCGGGCCCGGCGGAAGTCCTTGTGGGGGTAGTCGAACAGGCGCTGGTCGTTCGTGAACGCGTGCACCGTGGTGAGATAGCCCTTCTTGATGCCGAAGTTCTCCAGGAGCACCTTGGCCACCGGCGCCGCGCAGTTGGTGGTGCACGACGAGTTGGAGATGATCGTGTGATCCGGCCGGAGGATGTGGTCGTTCACGCCCATGACGATCGTGGCCTCCAGGGGATCCTTGGACGGCACGGTCAGGATCACGCGCCGGGCTCCGGAACGGATGTGCCCTTGGAGCTGGTCCACCTTCCGGAAGGCGCCCGTGGCCTCCACCACGTAGTCGATGCCGAACTCCTTCCACGGCAGGTCCAGGGGATCGTCGCTTCGGCGACCCGGCCCGCTCAGGACCTGGATCGGCTTGCCGTCGATCACGATGGTGTCCTCGGTCCAGGAGACCTCGCCCGGGAACGCCCCGTGGATCGAGTCGAACTTGGTCACCAGCCCCAGGGCGTCCACGGGGGCCAGGTCGTGGATCACCACGAACTCGAGGTCTGCGTTCTTCTTCTTGGCCGCCCGAAGCACGAGCCGGCCGATGCGTCCGTAGCCGTTGATGGCGATGCGCGCAGGCATGGCTTTCCCTCCTTACATCGATCGGGGATCACAGCGGGTTGTCAGACTACTCCGGATCGGCGGCCCCGCAAGGAGACTTAACCCGCATTATTCATGAAGCCTTCTGCTGCAACCGCCGATTGCACGCCATCTCGGGGCGTGCTCGCGCCTCGGGGCTCGACGTACCGTCCAGTACGCCTGCACCCCTCGTTGCTGCGCTTGCCCCGATCTACCGCACACTCGACGGTTTCGCGACAAACGCTCATGAATAATGCGGGTTAAAGGTTTCACCCCGCATTCCGGTCGATGCGGCTCTCCGCCCACTCCACCGCTTCCCGCGCCAGGTCCACGGCTCGGCGCGCCGTGTCCCGGTCGTACACCCGCGCGGGGATCCCGGCCGGGAGCCCGTTGGGGTAGCGCGTGGGGATGTAGAACCCGTCGAGCACGCTCCAGCGCTTCACGGAATCCCGGATCTCCGGATACCGGTCGGCCAGTTCGGAGCCCAACCGTTCCACCGAGTGCCCCAGAACGATCTCGGCCCCATCCGCATACCGCACGGCCTTCAGGGCCTTTTCCGCAACCTGTTGCGCAAGGAAGCAGGCGAGGTGCCAACCTCCCTCCCGGGCCAGATGGTCCGCCCACTTGAGGTCCTCCTGGGCCTGCTCCAGCCAGCGACGGCCTTCCTCAATGCTGTCTCTCATACAAAACCCTCCCTGTTTCGAGGGCGCTTCTCAAAAACGGTTCCCCTCGCATCCGCTCGAACTCCTCGGGAGTGTAGACCAGGAGGTCCGAATCCACCTCCAACCCCAACAGCGGCAGGAGTTTGGCTGCTCGCATGGGAAACGGCTCGTCGGTTCGCATGACCACGAGGAGGTCCAGATCGGTGAACAGATCCCGACGACCCCGGGCCGCGGACCCGATCAGAATCACCCGCTCCACCTCTGGAAGACGCCCGAGCCGCTCCGCGACCCGGCTCACGGCACGGTCCAGTCGCTCGGCATATCGCCGTCGTTCGGCATCCAAAGGGGTCGGCATCATCGCTCCCGGGTGGTTCGGTTTTTCCTATTACTCCGGTGGCTATTAACCCGGCGGATAAACAGGCGCTATCGCTCCCTGCTCGGAGGGGCAAGGGACCTGCCGGAGAGCCGGGCGCGGCCCCTTAGCTCGCCGCGCAGCGCCTCCGACGCTCGGATCGCGAAATGGTTCGGATTCCACCGAGTTGTCATGAAACCAGCTCTTCGGTCCCGTGCCTGCGCGGCGAATCTCATGCCCGGCTTCGCGCCCGGCCGGAGGCAGGTCCCTTGTCCCGCCCTCCGAGGTGCCGCGCCTATTTTGCCGCCAGGTCAATACTAACACCAACGGAACTATTGTCAGATCCACGGCGTTCACAAGGGAACCAGCGGGTGGGGGGCTGGTGGAGAGCCGGGCGCGGCCCCTTACGTCGCCGCGCCCTCACCCGGCTTGGATCGCTTTGGAAGTTCAGGAACTTCCGCCACCGGTGCCCCGGCCTACCGGGCTGACAACGGCATGCGAAGGCGCGGCGAAAAGGGTGCCGCGCTCGCGCCCGGCCGGAGCCAGTCCCCCACCCGCGTCCGGCAATACCTTCGTAGGCCTTAGTAAATAGACGCGCTCTGGGGCGTGGGGCCTGGTGGAGAGCCGGGCGTGGCCGTACCAGGGGTCAGAGTTCGGAAAACAGTGGGCAGGAAACCCCTTCCACCGTGTGCTCCAACGTTCCACGAAGTCTTTGGATTCAGCCCGGACTTCTGCCTTCTGCCCCCTGATACCCGAATCGCAGGCCCCACGCCCCTGCGACCACCTGCGCGCCTCTATCGTCGCCGGGTTCATAAGCTCCAGTAGAGTCGGGCCTCCTCCGGATGTCAACCGCCCTCGGAGTCGGGTCACCTCAGCCGCCAAGACTGGCCCTTGTGCTCTACCCGCACCGAGAAGCCCCGGTACGCCGGAAGAAACGTGAGGGACGGAGGCTCCCGGCGATGCCCCGAGGCGAGCCGCAACACCACCTGACGCCGCCGGAAGTCATAGAACGCCCGGTAGGTCCCGTCGCCCACCCGGACCTCCGCCGGGAAGTGCCCGTCCATCCACGCGGCCAGAGGCGGAGCAAGGCCAGCCGGGACAAGATCGTCCTCGGTGAGCAGGGCCAGGTCCTCGCCGGAATCGAACCCCAGGGCCGCCAGGCGAGCCGTGACCCACGCCTCGTCCTCTTCTGGAACGTCCTCCTCCGGGGCCCAGGGGACGAGGTTCGGGGGCAGGAGCCCGGTCCGGGCCAGGGCGGTTGCCCGGCGGACCTCGGCCAGGCCGGCCCGGACCCGGGGCCAGAGCCCCGGGAACACCCGTTCCTCGACCAGGGCCCGGACCAGGGCCTCCCGGGCGAGGGGCCCCCGGGGCACCTCCTCCCGCCGGGCCAACACCTGGCCGGCGTGAACGGTCTCGATCTCGCAGACGAGCCGGTCCCCATCGACCCGAATCCGCCCCGCCCGCTCCTCCCCCACCCCGGCCTCCTCCAGCCAGGCCGGGGGCACCGGCATGGCCGCCGGGATCACGAGCCGGGTCTTCCGGTACCCCGTCCCGACCGCCCGCACCTCCAGGGCGGCCAGGCACCGGTGCTCGGAAGGGTCCACGGCGCTCTCCCGGGCCAGCAGGGCCTCCCCCAGCCCGTTGGCCCAGGCCACGGCCTTCTTGCGGCGGCGGGCCACGTGGGCCGCCCGGGGATCGGCCCGCAGCACGGCCAGGGCCAGGGCCTTGCGGTCCCGGGGCCCCCCGCGGCGGGGGCCGGGCCCGGGCAGGCCGAAGGCCTCGCGCAGCTCCCTCCGGATCGTTCGGGCCTCGGCCAGCACGTGGCCGTGCACCGGATGCACCCCGGCCCGAGCCTCCCGAACGGCCCGGACCAGGCCGACCGCGTCGCACCCCTCGTCCCGGAGGGGATCGCCCCGGGGCGGGCCGGCGAACACGGGCCGGCCCACGGCCAGGGCGGCCACCAGGTCCACGGCGTCCTCGAGGCACCCCAGGCGCTCGGCCTCCACCAGGATCGCGCCCAGGGGCGCGTCGAGCGGCAGGCCGAACAGCCTCCGCCCCCGCTCCGTGATCCGGCCCTGAGCGTTCAGGGCGCCGAGGGCGGCCAGGCCCTGGCGGGCCGCGTCCAAAGCGTAGGGCTTGGGCGGGTCGAGGAACGGCAGGTCCTCGGGGGCCTCGCCGCAGGCCTCGGCCGCCAGGACCAGGGGCTCCAGGGCCTCCCGGTGGATCTCGGGGGGCGAGGTCTCCGACAGGATCGCCTCGGGGCTCCACAGCCGGTAGCACACCCCCGGCGCGGTGCGGCCGGCCCGGCCGGCCCGCTGCTCGGCGCTGTCCCGGGCCACCGGAAGCAGGGTCAGGAACCCCCGGCCGTTGTGGTACCGGGTGCGGCGCACGAGCCCCGAGTCGATCACCACGCCCACCCCGGGGATCGTGAGCGAGGTCTCGGCCACGTTGGTGGCCAGGATCACCCGCCGCCGTTCGGCCGGCCGGAACACCCGGCCCTGCTCCTTCAGGGACAGGCCGCCGTGGAGGGGCAGCACCTCCAGGTCCTGCCGGTTCGCGAGAGCCCGGGCCGCCGACGCGATCTCGGCCTTGCCCGGCAGGAACACCAGCACGTCGCCCGGGTCGTTCCGGGCCTGATCGAGCGCCTCGACGATCCGCTCCTCCAGCCCCCGGACGTCGGGCAGGAACGCCCGGCCGGGCACGTGGTGCACGCGCACGGGGAACCGCCGCCCTTCGGCCCGAAGCACCCGAGCCCCCAGATGCCGCCCCACCCGATCCGCATCCAGGGTGGCCGACATGACCACCAAACGGTGCCGGCCCCTGCGCAGGAGCAGGGCGAGCAGCAGATCGAGGTCCAGGCTGCGCTCGTGGAACTCGTCGAGCACCATCACCCCGAACTCCTCCAGCGGCCCCGAGGCGAGCCACCGGAGCACCACCCCGGGCGTGGCGAACACGATCCGGGTCTGCGGCCCGGCCCGGTTCTCCGCGCGCACCACGTACCCCACGCCCCGGCCGAGGGGGGTGCGCTCCAGCTCGGCCACCCGTTCCGCCAGGGCCCGGCACGCGACCCGGCGGGGCTCCACCACCAGCACCCGGCCGGCGGCCGCGGCCCACCGGGGCACCTGGGTGGACTTGCCGGTGCCGGTGGGCGCCGAGATCACGACCCTTCCCCCGGCCAGGGCCGCTTTGAAGTCGCCTGCCAGGGTGTCGATGGGAAGCCGTTCGTTTTCCATGGAACTTCGGTCGTTGGTCGTCAGTCGTTGGTCGTCAGTCTGGGGCCTTCGGCCCGCCGGTCTGTTACGCAAAAACGTACATCCATTCCGGGGCGGGGCTGGGGGCTCCGACGAAGCGCGACGACCGAGCAACTCGGGCCGACCGGCGCCAGGGGAGCGGCCGCGGCGCGTGCTCTCACGCGCCGCAGCGGACCGCGCCGAGGCGGCCCCTGCGAGGCCGTTCAGCGAAGGAGGGGCCCCCAGCCCCACCCCCTCGGGGAATGCACGAATTTACGAACCACGCCACTAGTCCGCAGGGGCCTGAGGGAGCTTCCAGCCCGAAAGTCCTCCGCAACGTTGACTTTGGGCTCCGGGGAGTTTAGCAAGGAACCTCGGCCCGGTTCATGGGGGCCGCAGACCGTAGACCGACGACCGGAGACCGACCCCTATGGAGATCGTGCGGGGACGGCTATACAGGGTGGTGGTGGAGTACCCCTGGGGCCGGAAGGTCGAGGTCCTGACCCGGGAGGTGGTGCGCGAGGCCGACGGAACGGTCCGTTGGAGCGGAGAAGGGGGCTGGGCCGCTTTGGACGTGGTGATCGGCGAGACCGCGGACCGGGTGACGGGCTGGCACGAGGGGCACACCGACGTGACCGTGCGCATCGAGCCCGCGGGACGGGAGGAGGAACGGTGAACCATCGAATACTGGGACGAACCGGGCTACGGGTGTCGGCCCTGGGGCTGGGGTGCATGCGCCTGCCCACCGTGGGGGGCGACGAGACCCGGATCGACGAGGCCGCGGCCGGGGCGCTGGTGCGTCGCGCCCTGGAGCTGGGGGTGAACTACCTGGACACGGCCTACCCCTACCACGGCGGCGAGAGCGAGCGGTTCCTGGGCCGGGTCCTGGCAGAGGGCTTGCGGGACCGGGTGCTTCTGGCCGACAAGATGCCGCCTTGGTTCGTGAACGAGCCGGCCGACCTGGAGCGGATCTTCGGGGAGCAGTTGGACCGGCTGCGCACCGACCGGATCGACCTGTACCTGCTCCACAGCCTGAACCGCCGGTTCTGGAAGCGGTTCCGGGAGCTCGGCGCGCTGGAGTTCCTGGAGCGCAAGCGCCGCGAGGGCCGGGTCCGGTTCGTGGGGTTCTCGTTCCACGACCGGCTCCCCGTGTTCCGCGAAATCGTAGACGCCTACGACTGGGACTTCTGCCAGGTGCAGTACAACTACATGGACGAGGAGGTCCAGGCCGGCACCGAGGGGCTCCGGTACGCCGCCCACAAGGGGCTCGGGGTCGTGGTGATGGAGCCCCTGCGCGGCGGCCGGCTGGCCCGGGCCGAGGGGCGGGGGTTGTCGGAGATCTGGCAGGGCACCGATCCCGCGGCCGCGGCCCTGCGATGGGTGTGGAGCCACCCCGAGGTCTCGGTGGTGCTGAGCGGCATGGGCCGGGTGGCCGAGCTCGTGGCCAACGCCCGGGCGGCCGACCGTTCGGCCGAACCGCTGGGGCCCGATCTGGAAGAACGGATCCGCCGGGCCCGGGAGTGGTACCGCCAGCGGGTGCGGGTGCCGTGCACCTACTGCCAGTACTGCCTGCCGTGCCCGGAAGGGGTGAACATCCCCCGCGTCTTCGAGCTGGTGAACGACGCGAACATGTTCGAGGACTGGTCGGCCGTGCGGCGGCGGTACCAACGGTTCACACCTGCGGACGAGCGGGCCGACAACTGCGTGGCCTGTGGGGCGTGCGAGGAGGTCTGCCCCCAGGGGATCTCGATCATCCAGGAGCTACAGAAGGCCCACGAAGAGCTCGGATGAGCCTCGCCATCGCCGGAGGGGTAGGGGCGAGTGGCGCGCGAACCGCACTCGCCCTCGCCGGGACCGGCCACCCCTACGTCGGCCGTGCCTCATACCGAGTTGTATTCAAAACTATTGGCCCCCTGCCCGGAGGGGCAAGGGGCCTGTCGGAGAGCCGGGCGCGGCTCCCTAGCTCGCCGCGCAGCGCCTCTGACGCTCGGACCGCGAAAGGGTTCGGATTCCACTGAGCTGCCATGAAACCAGCTCTTCGGTCCTGTGCCTGCGCGGCGAATCTCAAGCCTGGCTTCGCGCCCGGCCGGAGGCAGATCCCTTGCCCCGCCCCCGGATCCGTATGCGATGGATGGCAACTTGGTATCAGGCGACCCGGAAGCGGGAGGTGAGTTCCCGCATGTCCTCGGCCCGTGAGGCCACACTCTCGGCCGTCGCCGCCACCTCCGAACTGGCTCCCATGGCCTGGGCCACCCCCTTGGCGATCTCGTCCATGTTGACGGCCATCTCCTGGATCGTGGCCGACAGCTGCTCGGTGGCCGCGGCGATCTGCTCGGCCTGCTCGGCCGCGTGAACCACTGCGCTCTCTATCTCGTGGATCGAACGGCCGGCCCTCTCCCCGAGTTCCCTGCCCCGGGCCACGGTGTCCATCCCCTCGTCGATGGCATCGACGGCCCGCTGACTCTCTTGCTGAATCCGAGCGATGGTGGCGGCGATCTCCTGCGTGGCTTTCACGGTCTTTCCAGCGAGCTCCCGGACCTCTGCGGCCACCACCGCGAACCCCTTGCCGTGGTCCCCCGCCCGAGCCGCCTCGATCGCCGCGTTCAACGCCAGCAGGTTGGTCTGGTCCGCGATCTCCTGGATGAGACGGACGATATTGCCGATCCTACGGGTCTCCTCGCCCAGCGTTCGCACGGTGGAGGCCGCGTGCTCGACCACGCGGGCGATCTCGTTCATGGCTCCGACCGTCTCGCCGATCACCTCGCCTCCCTGCGTCGCGGAGTTCCGGGCGCCTTCGGTGGCCTCGCTGACCAGCCGGGCATTTCGAGCCACCTCCTCAACGGTCGTCCGCATCTCCTGGGCTCCCCCCGCCACCTCGCGAGACTGGGCCGAGATCTCTTCGGTGCTGGAGGCGATGTGACTCGTGGTGGCCAGCAGCTCCTCCGATATCGACGCGAGTTCCTGGCTCCCCTCCGAGGCTTGGACCACCAAGGTCCTGAGGGTCTCGATCATGGCGTTGGCCGAAGCCGCCACCTCGGCGATCTCGTCGTCGTCCCCGCCCACATCGAGCCTCACGGTCACATCCCGTTCCGCCACCCGTTGCAGCCTGTCCGCCACGTAGCGCAACGGCGCTGCCACCTTGACGAGCAGGGTCCGCCACACCACGCCCACGGCCGCCAGAATCGACAGCGTCACGACCGAAAGCGCCACCAGAAACCAGGTGACCTTGGCCCTGCTGAACCTCTCGGCCGCGAACACCGCCTCGTTCGTCAGGCCGAAGTACCTCTCGCTGTCATCCACG
This is a stretch of genomic DNA from Deferrisoma camini S3R1. It encodes these proteins:
- a CDS encoding methyl-accepting chemotaxis protein is translated as MNIATRMSLSMGVVVVAVVLGAGGAYRQVRSMEYDGRVVNHTGIVRGATQRLVKLELAGRPNDKLMAKLDRLVAGLVEGDEELQLPRATDSEYRQKMMAVREAWKRLRQTVLRARSDPSLRARLVDDSERYFGLTNEAVFAAERFSRAKVTWFLVALSVVTLSILAAVGVVWRTLLVKVAAPLRYVADRLQRVAERDVTVRLDVGGDDDEIAEVAASANAMIETLRTLVVQASEGSQELASISEELLATTSHIASSTEEISAQSREVAGGAQEMRTTVEEVARNARLVSEATEGARNSATQGGEVIGETVGAMNEIARVVEHAASTVRTLGEETRRIGNIVRLIQEIADQTNLLALNAAIEAARAGDHGKGFAVVAAEVRELAGKTVKATQEIAATIARIQQESQRAVDAIDEGMDTVARGRELGERAGRSIHEIESAVVHAAEQAEQIAAATEQLSATIQEMAVNMDEIAKGVAQAMGASSEVAATAESVASRAEDMRELTSRFRVA
- a CDS encoding aldo/keto reductase; translation: MNHRILGRTGLRVSALGLGCMRLPTVGGDETRIDEAAAGALVRRALELGVNYLDTAYPYHGGESERFLGRVLAEGLRDRVLLADKMPPWFVNEPADLERIFGEQLDRLRTDRIDLYLLHSLNRRFWKRFRELGALEFLERKRREGRVRFVGFSFHDRLPVFREIVDAYDWDFCQVQYNYMDEEVQAGTEGLRYAAHKGLGVVVMEPLRGGRLARAEGRGLSEIWQGTDPAAAALRWVWSHPEVSVVLSGMGRVAELVANARAADRSAEPLGPDLEERIRRAREWYRQRVRVPCTYCQYCLPCPEGVNIPRVFELVNDANMFEDWSAVRRRYQRFTPADERADNCVACGACEEVCPQGISIIQELQKAHEELG
- a CDS encoding helicase-related protein; protein product: MENERLPIDTLAGDFKAALAGGRVVISAPTGTGKSTQVPRWAAAAGRVLVVEPRRVACRALAERVAELERTPLGRGVGYVVRAENRAGPQTRIVFATPGVVLRWLASGPLEEFGVMVLDEFHERSLDLDLLLALLLRRGRHRLVVMSATLDADRVGRHLGARVLRAEGRRFPVRVHHVPGRAFLPDVRGLEERIVEALDQARNDPGDVLVFLPGKAEIASAARALANRQDLEVLPLHGGLSLKEQGRVFRPAERRRVILATNVAETSLTIPGVGVVIDSGLVRRTRYHNGRGFLTLLPVARDSAEQRAGRAGRTAPGVCYRLWSPEAILSETSPPEIHREALEPLVLAAEACGEAPEDLPFLDPPKPYALDAARQGLAALGALNAQGRITERGRRLFGLPLDAPLGAILVEAERLGCLEDAVDLVAALAVGRPVFAGPPRGDPLRDEGCDAVGLVRAVREARAGVHPVHGHVLAEARTIRRELREAFGLPGPGPRRGGPRDRKALALAVLRADPRAAHVARRRKKAVAWANGLGEALLARESAVDPSEHRCLAALEVRAVGTGYRKTRLVIPAAMPVPPAWLEEAGVGEERAGRIRVDGDRLVCEIETVHAGQVLARREEVPRGPLAREALVRALVEERVFPGLWPRVRAGLAEVRRATALARTGLLPPNLVPWAPEEDVPEEDEAWVTARLAALGFDSGEDLALLTEDDLVPAGLAPPLAAWMDGHFPAEVRVGDGTYRAFYDFRRRQVVLRLASGHRREPPSLTFLPAYRGFSVRVEHKGQSWRLR